From the Cohaesibacter sp. ES.047 genome, one window contains:
- a CDS encoding alpha/beta hydrolase — protein sequence MMLCLCAVLAGCASPKSVQFADPTKASSATLAAIETETILVATSRKPSGKGDFSAERSDKLEFSKYSVSIPPNHKVGQIEWPKGAPDLARNFAVVSDQSIDGLKGLKRQVNEKFKNPSVRSIDGKKEAMLFVHGYNTSFSAALYRTAQMKHDFEIKAPMTLFSWPSAGIPELYMYDRDSIKSSRDQLEAVVTALAQSDAQEVTLVAHSLGTELLMETLRQMARSNHGHLPKKLRTVILISPDLDIDVFNSQLAAIKTLPPAFAIFVSKKDQALRISSFLAGDKERVGNNIDETRIKRKGIVVVDVTEATGGDGLKHMTVITSPRLVAVLKGVARSGQRGLITRSGEQSSLSDQLVDVATLPFTFVIKTTEAIINH from the coding sequence ATGATGCTGTGTTTATGCGCCGTGCTCGCTGGCTGTGCATCGCCCAAGAGCGTCCAATTTGCCGATCCGACCAAGGCCTCCTCAGCAACTCTGGCTGCCATTGAAACTGAAACCATTCTCGTGGCGACAAGCCGCAAACCAAGCGGCAAGGGTGATTTCAGCGCGGAGCGAAGTGACAAACTGGAATTCTCGAAATACTCAGTCTCCATTCCTCCCAACCACAAAGTGGGACAGATTGAATGGCCGAAAGGTGCCCCTGATCTTGCGCGAAATTTTGCTGTGGTTTCGGATCAATCAATTGATGGCCTCAAGGGCCTCAAGCGACAAGTGAACGAAAAATTCAAAAACCCGTCAGTCCGTTCCATCGATGGGAAGAAGGAAGCCATGCTTTTTGTGCATGGATATAACACCAGTTTTTCGGCTGCCTTGTATCGTACCGCACAGATGAAGCATGACTTTGAAATAAAGGCACCGATGACCCTGTTCAGCTGGCCGTCTGCGGGTATTCCTGAGCTGTATATGTATGATCGAGACAGTATAAAATCGTCTCGCGATCAGTTGGAAGCCGTGGTCACGGCTCTTGCGCAGTCTGATGCGCAAGAGGTTACCTTGGTGGCGCATTCTCTTGGCACAGAATTGCTGATGGAAACCTTGCGCCAGATGGCTCGGTCCAACCATGGCCATTTGCCCAAAAAGCTGCGCACGGTCATACTTATTTCACCTGATCTCGATATTGACGTCTTTAACAGCCAACTAGCCGCCATCAAGACGCTGCCACCAGCTTTCGCGATTTTCGTATCCAAGAAAGATCAGGCTTTGCGTATTTCGTCTTTTCTGGCCGGCGACAAAGAACGCGTCGGCAACAATATTGATGAGACGCGGATCAAGCGTAAAGGCATTGTCGTGGTGGATGTGACCGAAGCAACCGGCGGCGATGGGCTGAAGCATATGACCGTAATCACGTCACCCCGTTTGGTGGCCGTGCTTAAGGGTGTTGCCAGATCAGGGCAGAGGGGGCTGATAACGCGATCGGGCGAGCAATCTAGCCTTTCCGATCAGTTGGTCGATGTCGCCACCTTGCCATTCACCTTTGTGATCAAGACCACAGAAGCAATTATAAATCATTAG